A genomic region of Vitis vinifera cultivar Pinot Noir 40024 chromosome 7, ASM3070453v1 contains the following coding sequences:
- the LOC100248291 gene encoding extra-large guanine nucleotide-binding protein 1 yields MPSETGVDDDGPYSFAMEYHGPPVTYDIPRAVPINVEKIPVATVVAQVSLSDKLSLPVVQPLLAPDPRCKMLSKEIKLGSKSTVSPTSVIAFERGSEDDGGCVSKELDLGSEATVSPTSVIAYEERAAAGHECVLSGELTSSGALEFSDNRYGSSELSDAIKALATVGSSSSSREHSNELLGGAGSSGTIEFSDRLYKSRDLSGSSGAFEVSNGCKESLDFNDLNAPDWVSTESQVSLDYPSSRVSSLKAGDCSNEPGCDVRRTPVVSFRGVALDDDTNEEFSSAEPEIVRPKKEPETKGKKGSCYRCFKGSRFTEKEVCIVCDAKYCSNCVLRAMGSMPEGRKCVTCIGYPIDESKRGNLGKCSRMLKRLLNELEVRQIMKSEKMCETNQLPPEYVCVNEKPLSQEELVLLQNCPNPPKKLKPGNYWYDKVSGLWGKEGQKPSKIISPNLSVGGPIRANASNGNTQVFINGREITKVELRMLQLAGVQCAGNPHFWVNEDGSYQEEGQKNTKGYIWGKAGTKLVCAVLSLPVPSKFLSPSGEQVNNFVTRTVPDYLEQRTLQKLLLIGNNGSGTSTIFKQAKILYKATPFSEDERENIKLKIQSNVYGYLGILLEGRERFEDESLIEMRKRKSYHKSDSIGNTDDENDDKTIYSIGTRLKAFSDWLLKTMVAGNLEAIFPAATREYAPLVEELWNDAAIQATYKRRSELEMLPSVASYFLERAVDILRTDYEPSDVDILYAEGVTSSNGLACVDFSFPQSEPGDDIDTADLHDSLLRYQLIRVQARGLGENCKWLEMFEDVRIVIFCVSLNDYDQYSYDANGSLVNKMMLSQRLFESIVTHPTFEQMDFLLILNKFDLFEEKIERVPLTQCDWFEDFHPVVSRNRSNSNSNNINNSPSLGQLAFHYIAVRFKTLYSSLTGRKLYVSLVKGLELNSVDETLKYAREILKWDEERANFSLSDSVYSTEPSSFSH; encoded by the exons ATGCCGTCGGAAACTGGGGTCGATGATGATGGTCCGTACTCGTTTGCCATGGAGTACCATGGCCCACCTGTTACTTATGATATCCCTCGGGCCGTTCCGATCAATGTCGAGAAAATTCCGGTGGCCACGGTAGTTGCCCAGGTATCTCTCTCTGATAAATTGTCTTTGCCGGTTGTCCAGCCGCTGTTGGCACCAGATCCTCGGTGTAAGATGTTGTCGAAAGAGATAAAGCTGGGTTCTAAATCTACTGTTTCTCCGACTTCCGTGATTGCTTTCGAGCGCGGAAGTGAAGATGATGGTGGGTGTGTATCCAAGGAACTAGATTTAGGTTCTGAAGCAACTGTTTCTCCAACTTCTGTGATTGCCTATGAGGAAAGAGCAGCAGCTGGTCATGAATGCGTGTTGTCGGGTGAGTTAACTAGCTCAGGTGCCCTGGAGTTTTCAGATAATCGTTATGGTTCCAGTGAACTGTCGGATGCGATCAAAGCCTTGGCAACAGTGGGGTCTTCCTCCAGTAGCCGTGAACATTCGAATGAGCTATTAGGTGGAGCTGGAAGCTCAGGTACCATAGAGTTTTCTGACAGGCTGTACAAATCACGGGATTTATCAGGGAGCTCAGGTGCATTTGAGGTTTCAAATGGTTGCAAAGAGAGTTTAGACTTCAATGACTTGAATGCGCCCGATTGGGTCTCAACCGAGTCACAAGTGAGCTTAGATTATCCATCTTCTAGGGTTTCTTCTCTTAAGGCTGGGGACTGCAGTAATGAACCCGGTTGTGATGTCAGGCGAACACCAGTTGTTAGTTTTCGGGGTGTTGCGTTGGATGATGATACTAATGAGGAATTTAGTTCTGCTGAACCTGAAATTGTGCGGCCAAAAAAGGAACCTGAAACTAAGGGAAAGAAGGGGTCATGCTATCGATGCTTTAAGGGGAGCAGATTTACAGAAAAGGAGGTTTGCATTGTTTGTGATGCAAAGTATTGTAGTAATTGTGTGCTTAGAGCTATGGGGTCTATGCCAGAAGGAAGGAAGTGTGTTACCTGCATTGGATATCCAATTGATGAGTCAAAACGGGGAAACTTGGGAAAATGCTCTCGAATGCTCAAGCGTTTGCTTAATGAGTTGGAAGTTAGACAAATAATGAAGTCAGAGAAAATGTGTGAAACAAATCAGCTGCCTCCAGAATATGTCTGTGTGAACGAAAAGCCTCTTTCTCAAGAGGAGCTGGTTTTATTACAGAACTGCCCAAACCCACCAAAGAAATTAAAGCCAGGAAATTATTGGTATGATAAAGTATCTGGCCTTTGGGGAAAG GAAGGACAGAAGCCATCTAAGATCATTAGCCCCAATCTAAGTGTTGGAGGTCCCATTAGGGCTAATGCTAGCAATGGAAACACACAAGTTTTCATTAATGGTCGGGAGATCACAAAAGTAGAGCTACGAATGTTACAG TTAGCAGGAGTGCAGTGTGCTGGCAACCCACACTTTTGGGTAAATGAGGATGGATCATACCAGGAAGAGGGACAGAAGAATACAAAAGGGTATATCTGGGGCAAG GCTGGAACAAAGTTGGTTTGTGCTGTCTTGTCACTGCCAGTTCCTTCAAAGTTTTTAAGTCCTAGTGGAGAACAAGTGAATAATTTTGTTACCAGAACTGTCCCTGACTACCTTGAGCAGAGAACACTTCAGAAGCTTCTTTTAATTGGAAATAATGGATCTGGGACGAGCACCATATTTAAGCAG GCCAAGATTCTTTATAAAGCCACTCCTTTCTCAGAAGATGAGCGTGAAAATATAAAGTTGAAGATTCAGAGCAATGTGTATGGCTATCTTGGTATACTCCTTGAGGGCCGTGAGAGATTTGAAGATGAAAGCCTGattgaaatgagaaaaaggaagtCTTATCATAAATCTGACTCCATAG GGAATACTGATGATGAAAATGATGACAAAACAATCTATTCTATTGGAACAAGGTTGAAAGCGTTCTCCGATTGGCTTCTCAAAACTATGGTGGCAGGTAATTTGGAAGCCATTTTTCCAGCTGCTACTCGTGAATATGCACCTTTGGTGGAGGAGTTGTGGAATGATGCAGCCATTCAGGCCACATACAAGCGGAGAAGTGAATTGGAAATGCTACCTAGTGTTGCTAGTTATTTCTTGGAGCGG GCCGTTGATATATTGAGAACAGACTATGAACCCTCAGATGTGGACATCCTATATGCCGAGGGGGTTACTTCATCCAATGGGCTTGCTTGTGTGGACTTCTCATTTCCACAGTCAGAACCTGGTGATGATATTGATACAGCTGATCTGCATGATTCTCTGCTTAG ATACCAACTAATTAGAGTGCAAGCAAGAGGTCTTGGGGAAAACTGCAAGTGGCTAGAGATGTTTGAAGATGTCCGCATTGTCATATTTTGTGTTTCCTTGAATGATTATGATCAATATTCCTATGATGCAAATGGGTCGTTGGTGAACAAGATGATGCTGAGCCAGAGGTTATTTGAGAGCATTGTTACTCATCCAACTTTTGAGCAGATGGACTTTCTTTTGATACTAAATAAATTTGACCTGTTTGAGGAAAAGATAGAACGGGTTCCACTAACCCAGTGTGACTGGTTTGAGGATTTCCATCCAGTAGTCAGCCGTAACCGCTCGAACAGCAACAgtaataatatcaataatagCCCCTCGTTGGGTCAGCTAGCTTTCCACTATATTGCTGTAAGGTTCAAGACACTCTACTCTTCTCTCACTGGCCGGAAGTTATATGTTTCTCTGGTGAAGGGTTTGGAGCTAAATAGTGTTGATGAAACTTTGAAGTATGCAAGAGAGATTCTGAAGTGGGATGAAGAGAGGGCCAACTTCAGCTTGAGCGACTCAGTTTATAGCACTGAGCCAAGCTCCTTCTCTCATTGA
- the LOC100253417 gene encoding protein JINGUBANG: MRDSPQGKMLEESNSLERQTFGNLMHSAPPDDDFSFRNSASSAPSPAHNGDASPYIGTWEGASSPYTKSPWSSHVVPPSNGNHYPNGLMGSLVREEGHIYSLATSGDLLYTGSDSKNIRVWKNQKEFSGFKSNSGLVKAIIISGEKIFTGHQDGKIRVWKVSAKNPSVHKRVGTLPTFRDYIRSSMNPSNYVEVRRHRNALWIKHFDAISSLSLSEDKKFLYSASWDKTIKVWRISDSKCLESVNVHDDAVNAVVAGFDGLVFTGSADGSVKVWRRELQAKGTKHFFSQTLLKQECAVTALAVNPEATFLYCGSSDGLVNFWEREKHLSHGGILRGHKLAVLCLVAAGNLVFSGSADMGICVWRRLEGDHSCLAVLTGHNGPVKCLAIEDDIESTAADRRWILYSGSLDKSVKMWRVSELAPPHLQQIDSIKRRQIEGLSSPSPSPSTQSQSFSPQGRR, from the coding sequence ATGAGAGACTCCCCGCAAGGCAAAATGTTAGAAGAATCGAACAGTTTGGAGCGTCAAACGTTTGGTAATTTAATGCATTCAGCACCACCGGACGATGATTTTTCCTTCCGGAACAGCGCGAGTTCTGCGCCTAGTCCGGCTCACAATGGCGATGCTTCTCCTTACATCGGCACGTGGGAAGGGGCATCATCTCCATATACCAAGTCTCCATGGTCCTCTCATGTAGTACCACCTTCCAATGGGAATCACTATCCCAATGGCCTCATGGGATCGCTTGTTCGGGAAGAGGGTCATATATATTCATTGGCTACTTCTGGTGATTTATTGTATACTGGATCTGATAGCAAGAACATTCGCGTGTGGAAGAATCAGAAAGAGTTTTCTGGGTTCAAATCTAACAGCGGACTGGTTAAAGCTATTATTATCTCGGGCGAGAAAATCTTTACGGGTCATCAAGATGGTAAAATTCGTGTCTGGAAGGTTTCAGCCAAGAATCCAAGCGTCCACAAGCGCGTTGGAACCCTACCAACTTTCAGAGATTACATCAGGAGCTCCATGAATCCGAGCAATTACGTTGAAGTGAGACGGCATCGTAATGCACTCTGGATCAAGCATTTCGATGCCATCTCATCTCTCAGCTTGagtgaagataaaaaattccTATACTCGGCCTCTTGGGACAAAACCATAAAAGTGTGGAGAATCTCTGACTCCAAATGCTTGGAGTCCGTGAATGTCCATGACGATGCTGTAAATGCCGTCGTAGCCGGCTTCGACGGGTTAGTATTTACCGGTTCAGCCGATGGCAGCGTCAAAGTATGGAGGAGAGAGTTACAAGCAAAGGGAACAAAGCATTTCTTCTCCCAAACGCTGCTGAAGCAAGAATGCGCTGTAACGGCATTAGCCGTTAATCCAGAGGCGACCTTCCTCTACTGTGGCTCATCCGATGGTCTTGTCAATTTCTGGGAACGAGAGAAGCATCTCTCTCACGGAGGAATCCTGAGAGGCCATAAACTTGCAGTCCTCTGCTTGGTGGCGGCTGGAAACCTTGTTTTCAGCGGATCAGCTGATATGGGCATATGCGTGTGGAGAAGATTGGAGGGAGACCATTCGTGCCTAGCGGTGTTGACTGGCCATAACGGGCCCGTGAAGTGCTTAGCCATTGAAGACGACATCGAATCGACGGCAGCAGATAGGCGGTGGATTCTGTACAGCGGCAGTCTAGACAAGTCGGTGAAGATGTGGAGAGTATCAGAGCTAGCACCACCTCATTTGCAGCAAATAGATTCGATAAAGCGACGACAGATAGAAGGGCTTTCATCGCCGAGCCCATCGCCGTCGACTCAGTCTCAGAGCTTCTCTCCTCAGGGCAGAAGGTGA
- the LOC109122869 gene encoding cytochrome P450 CYP82D47 — METLLRFLLPLFSSLLVVVISICFYRLKIKAASNAKRCTAPRAGGAWPIIGHLHLFGAQQLTHKTLGAMADKYGPVFTIRLGLNEILVLSSSEMARECFTTHDRVFSTRPSVTASKILGYDFAMFGFAPYGSYWREMRKIVTIELLSNHRLDMLKHIRASEVGTSIRELYEMWVSERGTDGRVFVDMKRWFGDLTLNLAVRLVGGKRYFGAGADTKEGEGRTCQKVIRDFAHLFGVFVLSDAIPFLSWLDLKGYKKAMKRTAKELDSLFGGWLQEHKEKRLLGGEGKDDQDFMDVMLTVLEDVNFSGFDADTVNKATCLNLILAGSDTTKVTLTWALSLLLNHPHVLKKAQAELDIQVGKDRQVDESDVKNLVYLQAIIKETLRLYPASPIITLHAAMEDCTLAAGYNISAGTQIMVNAWKIHRDERVWCNPKEFQPERFMTSHKDTDVRGQHFELIPFGSGRRSCPGISLALQVVHFALASLLHSYEVTKPSDGDVDMTESLGLTNLKATPLEVLLSPRLKAELYRQ; from the exons ATGGAAACCCTTCTCCGATTCCTCTTGCCTCTGTTTTCTAGCCTCCTTGTAGTGGTGATTTCCATCTGCTTTTATCGATTAAAAATCAAAGCTGCTTCTAATGCAAAAAGATGCACTGCTCCTCGAGCAGGTGGGGCTTGGCCTATCATCGGTCACCTGCACCTCTTTGGTGCTCAGCAGCTGACCCACAAGACACTGGGAGCCATGGCCGACAAGTATGGACCGGTTTTCACTATAAGGCTTGGATTGAATGAGATTTTAGTTTTGAGCAGTAGTGAAATGGCGAGAGAGTGTTTCACTACTCATGACAGAGTCTTCTCCACACGACCAAGCGTCACTGCATCAAAAATACTGGGCTATGACTTCGCTATGTTTGGCTTTGCTCCTTATGGATCTTACTGGCGTGAGATGCGCAAAATAGTCACAATCGAGCTTCTATCAAATCACAGACTCGACATGCTCAAGCACATACGTGCTTCAGAGGTGGGGACTTCAATAAGAGAACTCTATGAGATGTGGGTCAGTGAGAGAGGCACGGATGGCAGAGTATTTGTGGATATGAAGCGATGGTTTGGAGATTTGACACTAAATTTGGCGGTGAGATTGGTGGGAGGGAAGCGCTATTTCGGCGCTGGTGCTGATACCAAGGAAGGAGAGGGACGAACCTGTCAAAAAGTGATCAGGGATTTTGCGCATCTGTTTGGGGTATTTGTGTTGTCAGATGCAATTCCATTTCTCAGTTGGTTGGACTTGAAAGGATATAAGAAAGCCATGAAGAGAACTGCTAAAGAACTGGACAGTCTATTTGGAGGGTGGCTGCAGGAGCATAAAGAGAAGAGATTGTTGGGTGGGGAAGGCAAGGATGATCAAGATTTTATGGATGTGATGCTGACAGTTCTCGAAGATGTCAACTTTTCTGGTTTTGATGCAGATACCGTTAACAAGGCTACTTGCCTG AATCTCATCTTAGCAGGAAGTGACACCACGAAGGTCACTCTTACTTGGGCCCTATCTCTACTACTCAACCACCCCCATGTGTTGAAAAAAGCTCAGGCCGAGCTGGACATCCAAGTTGGCAAGGACCGGCAGGTGGATGAATCAGATGTCAAAAACCTTGTATACCTCCAGGCTATAATCAAGGAAACGCTGCGTCTTTATCCAGCTAGCCCGATCATCACTCTTCATGCAGCAATGGAAGATTGCACCCTTGCAGCTGGCTATAACATTTCAGCTGGCACACAAATTATGGTGAATGCATGGAAAATTCACCGTGATGAGCGTGTGTGGTGCAACCCAAAAGAGTTTCAGCCAGAGAGGTTTATGACAAGCCATAAGGACACAGATGTGAGAGGTCAGCATTTTGAACTTATCCCTTTTGGCTCTGGTAGACGATCATGCCCGGGAATATCACTTGCTCTACAAGTGGTGCATTTCGCCCTGGCTAGCTTGCTACATAGTTATGAAGTAACAAAGCCATCAGACGGAGACGTGGACATGACTGAAAGCTTGGGTTtaacaaatttgaaagcaaCCCCACTTGAAGTTCTCCTTAGTCCACGCCTCAAAGCAGAGCTTTACAGACAGTAG